A genomic region of Brevibacillus sp. JNUCC-41 contains the following coding sequences:
- a CDS encoding PLP-dependent aminotransferase family protein, giving the protein MHNKFAKRASLVKSSETREILKVTERPEVISFAGGLPAPELFPMVELNVACEAVLKEDGPASLQYSTTEGYIPLRNAIIKRMDAIGIQAHLQQIVITSGSQQAIDLTGKLFLDEGDTIICESPTYLAAVNAFKVYNANFVEVEMDEDGMMMEELEKRLQENPQTKFIYTIPDFQNPTGRTLKLERRKRMIELASQYDVLILEDNPYGAIRFSGTALPPVKYFDTEGRVIYLSTFSKIFTPGLRLGWICADEVFIEKYVAFKQTADLHSDSFAQRITAKYMELYDIEAHIEKIKAVYKERCITMISCIDQFFPENISYSKPEGGLFIWVELPASVDSSKIFVECLKNNVAIVPGIPFFPNGTQKNTLRLNYSNTTKEQIREGIKRIGEVLHHELKQEQHLLKQ; this is encoded by the coding sequence ATGCACAACAAATTTGCAAAGAGAGCTAGTTTGGTTAAATCTTCTGAAACGCGTGAAATCTTAAAGGTCACAGAACGGCCAGAAGTGATTTCTTTTGCAGGAGGTCTCCCGGCTCCGGAACTGTTTCCCATGGTTGAACTGAATGTGGCATGTGAAGCCGTTCTTAAAGAAGATGGCCCTGCTTCCCTTCAATACAGTACAACAGAAGGTTATATCCCGCTTAGAAACGCGATCATTAAGCGGATGGATGCGATCGGTATTCAAGCCCATTTACAGCAAATCGTGATTACATCAGGGTCCCAGCAAGCTATTGACCTGACAGGAAAGCTCTTTCTTGACGAAGGGGATACCATCATTTGCGAAAGCCCTACATACCTGGCTGCGGTCAATGCTTTTAAAGTATACAATGCCAACTTTGTAGAAGTAGAGATGGATGAAGACGGCATGATGATGGAAGAACTGGAGAAACGGCTTCAGGAGAATCCCCAGACAAAATTCATTTATACCATTCCCGATTTTCAAAACCCGACAGGCCGAACGCTCAAGCTTGAAAGAAGAAAAAGAATGATCGAGCTCGCCAGCCAGTATGATGTTTTGATTTTGGAAGATAATCCGTACGGAGCTATCCGGTTTTCTGGAACTGCCCTTCCGCCAGTAAAATATTTTGATACAGAAGGCCGGGTTATTTATCTGAGCACCTTTTCGAAAATCTTCACACCGGGACTTCGGCTTGGCTGGATTTGTGCGGATGAAGTATTTATTGAGAAATACGTGGCATTTAAACAGACAGCAGACTTACACTCTGACAGCTTTGCACAGCGGATCACGGCTAAATATATGGAACTTTATGATATAGAGGCTCATATTGAGAAAATTAAAGCCGTATACAAAGAAAGGTGCATAACGATGATTTCCTGCATCGATCAATTTTTCCCTGAAAACATCTCCTACAGCAAGCCGGAAGGCGGATTATTTATTTGGGTAGAGCTTCCTGCTTCAGTTGATTCAAGTAAAATCTTTGTGGAGTGCTTGAAAAATAATGTGGCCATTGTTCCTGGCATTCCATTTTTTCCAAATGGTACACAAAAGAACACATTACGGTTAAATTACTCGAATACAACGAAAGAACAAATTAGGGAAGGTATAAAACGTATTGGTGAGGTCTTACATCATGAATTAAAGCAAGAACAACATCTTCTTAAGCAATGA
- a CDS encoding PLP-dependent aminotransferase family protein: protein MPINSFEVTWKPTLNRENRPIYQALAKQLESDIKEGRLVPGTKLPPQRELADYLDVNLSTISKSFKVAELKGLISATIGSGTYVSYDAISNAYLLSEEKPKHLIEMGAMLPDRVSYGPLHDLLQSMLQESDCARWFGYSRPGDSIWQKDAGVKLLKHAGVETTREHILLANGGQNAITATLAGLCQHGDRIGVDHHTYPGLKTAAAMLGIQLVPIRSETDEMSPEALLYACKNENIKGLYIIPDYQNPMTYKMSIGTRKAIAEIAIKYNLFIIEDGMYHLTQDKVLPAVATYAPEHSIYIASLSKSMAPGLRLAYVAVPFKFLDPTRKALYNLNISVSPLLAELTARAIVSSQLENIVALHKEETKARNQLVNHYLDKENCLGGETGIFRWLHLPNRYSGDQFEQIAAAQGVQVYSGGRFAVGNVAPANAVRLGICAPETKEELEKALNILKKIIET from the coding sequence GTGCCTATTAATTCGTTTGAAGTGACATGGAAGCCGACATTAAATCGAGAAAATAGACCGATTTATCAGGCATTAGCTAAGCAATTAGAATCTGACATTAAAGAGGGACGCTTAGTTCCAGGCACAAAACTTCCACCGCAAAGAGAGTTAGCAGACTATTTGGATGTGAATCTAAGTACAATCTCAAAATCATTTAAAGTAGCTGAGTTAAAAGGATTGATTAGTGCAACCATTGGCAGTGGAACGTATGTTTCATATGATGCGATTTCGAACGCATACTTGCTTTCAGAAGAAAAGCCAAAACATTTAATTGAAATGGGCGCAATGCTACCAGATCGTGTATCATACGGACCTTTACATGACCTACTGCAATCCATGTTACAAGAATCCGATTGTGCAAGATGGTTTGGGTACAGCCGGCCAGGTGATTCGATCTGGCAAAAAGATGCAGGCGTCAAATTATTAAAACATGCCGGTGTTGAAACGACTAGAGAGCATATCTTACTGGCTAATGGCGGACAAAATGCCATCACCGCAACACTTGCAGGTCTTTGTCAGCATGGAGACCGGATAGGTGTCGATCACCATACATATCCAGGGTTAAAGACAGCTGCCGCGATGCTGGGCATCCAGCTTGTCCCGATTCGGTCAGAAACTGATGAAATGAGTCCGGAAGCACTTCTTTATGCATGCAAAAACGAAAACATTAAAGGCTTATATATTATTCCGGATTACCAGAATCCGATGACGTATAAAATGAGTATCGGTACTCGAAAGGCTATTGCAGAGATTGCCATAAAGTATAATTTATTTATCATTGAAGATGGAATGTATCATTTAACCCAAGACAAAGTATTGCCGGCCGTAGCGACATATGCACCTGAGCATTCGATTTATATAGCGAGTTTATCGAAATCGATGGCACCTGGACTCCGTCTTGCTTATGTGGCAGTTCCTTTTAAATTCCTGGATCCTACTCGAAAAGCTCTTTATAACTTAAATATTTCCGTATCGCCGCTACTTGCGGAGTTAACAGCGAGAGCAATCGTATCGAGTCAACTTGAAAACATTGTTGCACTTCATAAAGAGGAAACTAAAGCTCGCAATCAATTGGTCAATCATTATTTAGATAAGGAAAATTGTTTAGGCGGAGAAACAGGGATTTTTCGCTGGTTACATCTGCCGAACCGTTATTCAGGGGACCAATTTGAACAAATAGCTGCAGCACAAGGTGTACAAGTTTATAGTGGAGGGCGATTTGCGGTAGGTAATGTCGCCCCGGCAAATGCAGTGCGTTTGGGGATTTGTGCGCCAGAAACGAAAGAGGAACTTGAAAAAGCGCTTAATATACTAAAAAAAATAATTGAAACGTGA
- a CDS encoding transcriptional regulator, whose protein sequence is MNTKVLVIGPIDLVELVLTIGQSYSDITMLPAPYKHEQETIDVIRRRVDEADVLFFLGTIPYQMVKNQNITKPMVFIPSTGTSLYRTLFKIITETSFNPIKEPLRISIDTLPNREVKECFEDLEIYPEKMFLKADHKADELVHFHYELWKNNQTQVAVTCVKSVYESLKGLGVLVFRVLPTMSAIRSSLNNVLLEGKALLQSDTQIAIGILHFNNLLSSLKKPVSEYGEQRKKAALQNILIDFCEEAQAIFDWSERDEVRFITTRGAIERTTHKYKKAPLLDEIAMKIDVETTIGIGFGYTANEAEVSARKALMKARLNKPSCFVVDMDGTVFGPVGKDGRLKYSLRSDDPHLMNLAKTAGLSIATINKLLSFCECFGNRCITANDLANGLGLTIRSARRILNTLENTNLAVIVGEEQPINRGRPRQLYEFQFSRESVR, encoded by the coding sequence ATGAATACAAAAGTATTAGTAATAGGTCCTATAGATTTAGTAGAACTAGTGCTTACCATCGGCCAATCGTACTCTGACATTACCATGTTACCTGCACCTTATAAACATGAACAGGAAACAATAGATGTGATTAGAAGAAGAGTCGACGAGGCGGATGTTTTATTCTTTTTAGGCACCATTCCTTATCAAATGGTAAAGAATCAAAATATTACAAAGCCAATGGTTTTTATCCCCTCAACAGGAACATCTTTGTATCGAACACTTTTTAAGATCATTACTGAAACTTCTTTCAATCCAATCAAGGAACCGTTAAGGATTAGTATTGACACATTGCCAAATAGAGAAGTAAAAGAGTGTTTTGAGGATTTAGAAATATATCCAGAAAAGATGTTTCTGAAAGCTGATCACAAAGCGGATGAATTGGTTCATTTTCATTATGAATTATGGAAAAATAATCAAACTCAGGTGGCCGTTACATGTGTTAAATCTGTATACGAATCGTTAAAAGGGCTAGGGGTGCTAGTATTCAGGGTCCTCCCTACAATGTCCGCCATTCGATCTAGTTTGAATAATGTTCTCTTGGAGGGGAAGGCCTTACTTCAAAGCGATACACAAATTGCCATTGGAATCCTGCATTTTAATAACTTGCTTTCTTCTTTAAAAAAGCCCGTATCAGAATATGGAGAACAGCGAAAAAAAGCAGCACTTCAAAATATTCTTATCGATTTTTGTGAAGAGGCCCAGGCTATTTTTGACTGGTCAGAACGAGATGAAGTCCGATTTATAACTACTCGGGGCGCCATTGAAAGGACTACCCACAAATATAAAAAAGCTCCGCTATTAGATGAGATAGCCATGAAAATCGATGTAGAGACCACCATCGGAATAGGATTTGGATATACAGCAAACGAAGCGGAAGTGAGTGCCCGTAAAGCACTTATGAAAGCGAGGCTTAATAAACCGAGTTGCTTTGTGGTTGACATGGATGGAACGGTTTTTGGGCCTGTCGGAAAAGATGGGAGATTGAAATATTCCTTGCGGAGTGATGACCCACATCTAATGAATTTAGCAAAAACGGCTGGGCTCAGTATTGCAACCATTAACAAATTACTTTCCTTTTGTGAGTGCTTTGGCAATAGATGCATCACAGCTAATGATCTTGCTAACGGACTGGGTTTGACCATTAGGAGCGCAAGGAGAATCCTGAATACCCTTGAAAATACGAATCTAGCCGTCATCGTGGGTGAGGAACAGCCCATAAACCGAGGAAGACCCCGACAGCTATATGAATTCCAATTTTCCAGGGAGTCAGTCAGATAA
- a CDS encoding M81 family metallopeptidase — protein MRIAIGQLAHETNTFSRVRTTVDLFKVWEWTQGKELLDRHTGVLDYLGGMIERGEELGIEIVPTFAAMANPSGTITQETFQKAKNLLISSIMNAGKLDGICLFLHGAGVAEGVDDIEGEILSELRSVLGSKIPIVAALDLHGNITETMVEKADVLLGNIDYPHTDSYERGIEAIDITARMIQGKVNPEMALSKLPLLIPTTTSYFSPIKEINEWCEEWEKHPEVLDCTLFHGFPYSDIPHAGVSVITITNNEPSLAQKISNDIAARIFEKKDEFYPILPTPKEAISYAFSRNEMPIIINEASDNPGAGTPGDGTFLLKEMIEANIPNSCFGFIFDPEVAKVAHKEGVGSLIHVELGGKTDRLHGNPLKISAYVKSLSDGKFIQSSPMWNGSKVNLGRSARLLVGNVDIIVCSVNSQTFDEQIFLLHGIDVEKSSIVGLKSSHHFRAAFMPIAKEIITVDSPGLSSAKLSTFDYKNISRPIYPFDSILNHQLV, from the coding sequence ATGAGAATAGCAATCGGTCAGTTGGCCCATGAAACGAATACGTTTTCTCGAGTAAGAACGACAGTCGACTTATTTAAAGTATGGGAATGGACCCAAGGAAAGGAACTTCTCGATAGGCATACTGGTGTATTGGATTATTTGGGTGGGATGATCGAACGGGGAGAAGAGCTGGGGATTGAAATTGTGCCAACCTTTGCAGCCATGGCCAATCCTTCAGGAACGATAACACAGGAAACGTTTCAAAAAGCAAAAAATCTATTAATATCAAGTATTATGAATGCTGGAAAATTGGATGGGATTTGTCTATTTCTTCATGGAGCAGGAGTAGCAGAAGGAGTTGACGATATTGAAGGAGAGATCCTATCGGAATTAAGAAGCGTTTTGGGTTCAAAAATACCAATAGTAGCTGCTTTGGACCTCCATGGTAATATTACGGAAACCATGGTTGAAAAAGCAGATGTACTGCTCGGCAATATAGATTACCCTCATACGGATTCCTATGAAAGGGGGATAGAAGCGATTGATATAACCGCTCGCATGATTCAAGGGAAAGTTAACCCGGAAATGGCTCTATCTAAATTACCATTACTAATTCCTACTACAACCTCCTACTTTTCTCCAATTAAAGAAATCAATGAATGGTGCGAGGAATGGGAAAAGCATCCCGAGGTCCTTGATTGTACCTTATTCCATGGCTTTCCATATTCAGATATCCCTCACGCAGGAGTTTCGGTAATTACCATTACGAATAATGAACCCTCTTTAGCACAAAAAATATCAAATGATATAGCTGCTAGAATTTTTGAAAAGAAAGATGAATTTTATCCAATATTGCCGACACCAAAGGAAGCCATTTCATATGCTTTCTCCCGAAATGAAATGCCCATCATCATTAATGAAGCTTCTGATAACCCTGGTGCTGGTACACCAGGTGATGGCACCTTTTTATTGAAGGAAATGATAGAAGCAAACATTCCAAATAGCTGCTTTGGGTTTATTTTTGATCCAGAAGTAGCAAAAGTGGCCCATAAAGAAGGTGTGGGGTCCCTAATTCATGTCGAATTAGGCGGAAAAACAGATCGTTTACATGGTAACCCTCTAAAAATATCAGCTTATGTAAAAAGCCTATCTGATGGCAAGTTTATTCAGTCCTCACCGATGTGGAATGGAAGCAAGGTGAACCTGGGGAGAAGCGCAAGATTATTGGTTGGTAATGTGGATATCATTGTATGCTCTGTTAATTCCCAGACCTTTGATGAACAAATTTTCCTTCTTCATGGAATAGATGTTGAGAAATCAAGTATTGTTGGTTTGAAATCATCTCACCATTTTCGCGCAGCCTTCATGCCTATTGCTAAAGAAATCATAACGGTTGACTCGCCTGGGTTAAGCAGTGCGAAGTTATCAACCTTTGATTACAAGAATATAAGCAGACCGATTTACCCTTTTGATTCTATTTTAAATCATCAATTAGTCTAA
- a CDS encoding N-acyl-D-amino-acid deacylase family protein — protein MLDVIIKNGRVYDGTGNPWTKTDIGIEDGRITLMGNLSSEQAGQTIDANGLAVSPGFIDPHVHSDLLCTVPEVHKIKALQGVTTELFGQDGISVAPVSEKTKPLWKKQLSGLNGDIGEWPWNSIDEYFSFLEKSKMIGNAAYLVPHGAVRSLVMGFEDRVATKQELEKMRLLVEEGMRMGAVGLSSGLVYPPNVFSNKEELIEICKGTAKYDGCFVVHIRNESIHSLSALDEVIDVSRQSGVRLHISHFKIIGQGNRDKFKKALDKMSAARQEGIEITFDQYPYSAASTVFHAILPPWMHAGGTEETLKRLSIPEFRKRISDEFKTNTDYENWVLNCGWKNIMITSVQTGSNKRLEGKDMIEISEIRQQSPEDAAFDILIEEKGNVAMVIHWGFEEDVLQSMCHPLQMVGSDGIFGGKPHPRLHGTFPRVLGKYVREEGALTLEQAIRRMTGAPAQLMRLKDRGLIKEGYQADIVIFDPGKIKDRATFDEPLLEPEGIHVVYINGKLTVYHGEYTGARYGKVIRRFRSSKINKVATFQDR, from the coding sequence ATGCTAGACGTGATTATAAAAAATGGAAGGGTTTATGATGGGACAGGGAACCCTTGGACGAAAACTGACATTGGAATCGAGGATGGAAGAATTACTTTAATGGGGAATTTAAGCAGCGAACAGGCTGGGCAAACCATAGATGCCAATGGGTTGGCAGTTTCACCAGGATTTATTGATCCTCATGTTCATTCCGATTTACTTTGCACTGTTCCAGAAGTTCATAAAATAAAAGCACTTCAGGGTGTGACCACAGAATTATTTGGCCAGGATGGTATTTCTGTTGCTCCTGTATCAGAAAAAACAAAGCCGTTATGGAAAAAACAATTAAGTGGACTGAATGGTGATATTGGGGAATGGCCATGGAATAGCATTGATGAATATTTTTCATTTCTAGAAAAGTCAAAAATGATAGGAAACGCAGCTTACCTGGTACCTCATGGCGCGGTTCGTTCCTTGGTCATGGGATTTGAAGATAGGGTGGCAACTAAACAAGAATTGGAAAAAATGCGTTTGCTGGTCGAGGAAGGAATGCGTATGGGAGCAGTAGGCTTGTCCTCAGGATTGGTATATCCCCCAAATGTTTTCTCCAATAAGGAAGAATTGATTGAAATATGCAAGGGTACCGCGAAATATGATGGCTGTTTCGTTGTCCATATCCGGAATGAAAGCATTCACTCTTTATCAGCTTTGGATGAAGTCATAGATGTTTCCAGACAATCCGGTGTAAGATTACATATTTCTCATTTTAAGATAATCGGCCAAGGAAACAGGGATAAATTTAAGAAAGCACTGGATAAGATGAGTGCCGCTAGACAGGAAGGTATTGAAATTACCTTTGATCAATATCCATATTCAGCAGCTTCAACCGTTTTTCATGCCATACTTCCACCTTGGATGCATGCAGGCGGAACGGAAGAAACGCTGAAACGATTGAGTATTCCAGAATTCAGAAAAAGAATCTCTGATGAATTTAAAACAAACACAGACTATGAAAATTGGGTTTTGAATTGTGGCTGGAAAAATATCATGATTACCTCCGTTCAAACGGGTTCTAATAAACGCTTAGAAGGTAAGGATATGATTGAAATTTCAGAAATCAGGCAGCAATCCCCTGAAGATGCCGCATTTGATATTCTTATTGAGGAAAAAGGGAATGTAGCAATGGTCATTCATTGGGGCTTTGAGGAGGATGTTTTGCAGAGTATGTGTCATCCGCTGCAAATGGTGGGATCTGATGGGATTTTTGGTGGTAAGCCGCATCCACGATTACACGGGACATTTCCGAGAGTATTAGGCAAATATGTTAGGGAAGAAGGAGCTTTGACGCTTGAACAAGCGATTCGTCGAATGACAGGTGCTCCTGCGCAGCTAATGAGATTAAAGGATAGGGGGCTAATTAAAGAGGGATATCAGGCAGATATTGTTATATTTGATCCCGGAAAAATTAAAGATCGAGCTACATTTGATGAGCCGCTATTAGAACCTGAAGGCATACATGTGGTTTATATAAATGGAAAATTAACCGTTTATCATGGGGAATACACAGGAGCACGATATGGGAAGGTAATTAGAAGGTTCCGAAGTTCAAAAATAAATAAAGTGGCAACATTTCAGGATCGATAG
- a CDS encoding MFS transporter, translating to MKRYIGGSQNKHFILFLLFVGYLVDYLDRMVMSVAVVSIKEEFNLDAAAVGAILSSFFLSYAIMQIPGGWLTDKLGSRKVLIWSIIVWSVFTVFTGFAWSLISLLVIRFLFGLGQGGYPSASQKGIADYFPRDERPKASAYLMSSNYFGMALAPLVAAPMILFMGWRNMFYVIGLLGILLTIAFWVYFKPKESTAPLKDNSVPMKELLMNSGLWKITVMWFAAGIVNWGLSSWIPSYLMEARGMDLLSMGFYAALPGISTGVAMLFSGWLLDRFFNNLEKYYAAFGMLMSGIFLYLMFTSTSLVAAMVYLNLCMVFKSFAFTVAFALPHKIMSKKVIGSAMGVINMGAQAAGFISPLVMGFIITLTGSYNGAFWFLIACSAISIIAALSIKKNHHMEQPKDVDLLA from the coding sequence ATGAAGCGTTACATTGGAGGGTCCCAAAATAAGCACTTTATATTATTTTTGCTGTTTGTTGGTTATCTGGTTGATTATTTGGATCGGATGGTCATGAGTGTGGCTGTTGTATCTATAAAGGAAGAATTTAATTTGGATGCTGCTGCTGTCGGGGCAATCTTGAGTAGCTTCTTCCTATCCTATGCCATCATGCAAATACCAGGAGGATGGCTAACAGATAAACTGGGTTCGAGAAAAGTCTTAATATGGTCCATCATTGTATGGTCTGTTTTTACCGTATTTACCGGTTTTGCCTGGTCCCTTATTTCGTTACTCGTCATACGTTTTCTTTTCGGGCTCGGTCAGGGAGGATATCCTTCCGCTTCCCAAAAAGGGATTGCGGATTATTTTCCCCGGGATGAAAGGCCGAAGGCTTCTGCTTATTTGATGTCATCCAATTACTTTGGGATGGCACTTGCCCCGCTGGTGGCTGCGCCGATGATTTTATTTATGGGCTGGAGAAATATGTTTTATGTAATCGGATTGCTAGGAATATTGTTAACGATCGCTTTCTGGGTATATTTTAAACCAAAAGAAAGCACTGCTCCATTAAAAGACAATAGTGTTCCAATGAAGGAATTGCTGATGAATTCCGGATTGTGGAAAATAACTGTCATGTGGTTTGCTGCCGGAATAGTAAATTGGGGGCTTTCCTCCTGGATTCCATCTTATTTGATGGAAGCTAGAGGAATGGACCTATTGTCCATGGGTTTTTATGCAGCGTTACCGGGTATCTCAACAGGAGTTGCCATGTTGTTCAGTGGATGGCTTCTTGACAGGTTTTTTAATAATTTGGAAAAATATTATGCGGCATTTGGCATGCTTATGTCTGGGATATTCCTATATTTGATGTTTACATCGACCTCCTTAGTAGCTGCAATGGTTTATTTGAATCTTTGTATGGTCTTTAAAAGCTTTGCCTTTACAGTTGCTTTTGCTTTGCCGCATAAAATCATGTCTAAAAAGGTTATCGGTTCCGCAATGGGAGTAATTAATATGGGGGCACAGGCCGCAGGTTTCATATCACCTCTTGTCATGGGCTTTATCATCACCCTTACAGGATCCTACAATGGGGCATTTTGGTTCTTGATCGCTTGTTCCGCCATTTCAATAATTGCTGCGCTATCCATTAAAAAGAATCATCATATGGAGCAACCAAAAGATGTTGACTTATTAGCATAG
- a CDS encoding PaaI family thioesterase → MGKSLKGHELLQVLTEGKQPPNCDLTLQIEANYAQDGIARGVWKVDEKFINGIGVAMGGFVTSAADIMMAYAISSKLSIGQSFASIDLHTTFHRPVRLGDVQVEAKVDRIGKKTAYVLADLFQNDKKVASVVSSVMIL, encoded by the coding sequence ATGGGGAAATCACTTAAAGGGCATGAACTTTTACAAGTTTTAACAGAGGGGAAACAACCTCCGAATTGTGATCTAACATTACAGATTGAAGCAAATTATGCCCAGGATGGAATTGCGAGAGGTGTATGGAAAGTAGATGAAAAGTTTATTAACGGAATTGGTGTAGCAATGGGTGGATTTGTCACTTCTGCAGCAGATATTATGATGGCTTATGCGATATCCTCTAAATTAAGTATCGGACAATCCTTCGCATCCATTGATTTACATACTACCTTTCATCGACCAGTGAGATTAGGAGACGTACAGGTTGAAGCAAAAGTAGACCGAATCGGAAAAAAAACTGCTTATGTACTCGCAGATTTATTTCAAAATGATAAAAAAGTGGCAAGCGTTGTGTCATCAGTTATGATCCTTTAA
- a CDS encoding MurR/RpiR family transcriptional regulator yields the protein MEHLPFKLLVKEKFDQLSAGQKKVAAYLIENLDEAAFKTAFQIGREAEVSETTVIRFSYSLGFEGFSKMQARIQKQLLHQNHIDISNKDSILRFDDKQDPFTKVIENEVHILRHLLDHTNVQDIWKAVDVLIQADQILIAGHRISHAAAYWFSYTLSSLRENVSLCSPTGDFYEKFCNLTDKSVIVVFSFPRYANETLKVAECAKEQGVCLISVTDRLLSPVGRIADIALTTEENAETGTNSIASVISLLDLVIAGIHQKDEKRIHTHQQKLERLYSSYEVFNE from the coding sequence TTGGAACATCTTCCTTTTAAATTATTAGTAAAGGAAAAATTTGACCAATTATCGGCAGGTCAAAAAAAAGTTGCCGCTTACCTGATTGAAAATTTGGATGAAGCCGCCTTTAAAACGGCATTTCAAATTGGTCGGGAAGCGGAAGTTAGTGAAACGACGGTCATTCGGTTTTCCTATTCATTAGGATTTGAAGGGTTTAGTAAAATGCAGGCCAGAATTCAAAAACAGCTGCTGCACCAAAATCATATAGACATATCCAACAAGGATTCCATTCTCCGCTTTGATGACAAGCAAGACCCATTTACCAAAGTCATAGAAAACGAAGTTCATATTTTAAGACATCTATTAGATCATACGAACGTTCAGGATATATGGAAAGCAGTCGATGTCTTGATCCAGGCTGACCAAATATTAATTGCAGGGCATCGCATTTCCCATGCCGCCGCCTATTGGTTCTCCTATACGCTAAGTTCATTAAGGGAAAATGTAAGTTTATGTTCACCAACAGGTGACTTCTATGAAAAGTTTTGTAACCTCACTGACAAGTCTGTGATAGTCGTTTTTTCCTTTCCGAGGTATGCAAATGAAACATTAAAAGTTGCTGAGTGTGCCAAAGAACAAGGAGTTTGTTTAATTTCAGTTACAGACCGCCTTCTGTCACCTGTTGGCCGCATCGCTGATATTGCATTGACTACTGAAGAAAACGCAGAAACCGGAACCAATTCAATCGCTTCGGTCATTAGCTTATTGGACTTGGTTATTGCAGGCATACATCAAAAAGACGAAAAACGGATCCATACCCATCAGCAAAAATTAGAAAGGCTATATTCAAGTTATGAAGTGTTTAATGAATGA
- a CDS encoding amidohydrolase has translation MNPIQYIDQHQESLIKSYHDLHSLAEPSWQEERTSCYILNSLRKAGMTTKTFQSHHGIIAEIPGISKKVVALRADMDALVQEVDGVVKANHSCGHDAHSTMVLYTALAIASSGIRPKHTLRFIFQPAEEKGEGALQMINDGALEDVTYLFGVHVRPSTEVPYMKASPVIVHGSAETIRGTIKGLQAHASRPQDGINVIEAAALLIQKLQQINLVTETPYSIKMTQFQTNNNASNVIPETAVFAIDARAQSNDVMNELNRLSEEAFDQTMQQTETSISWSAEEFVPAASLHEKAIKLAEAAIGDILGRENVAPVCISQGGEDFHFYTAKNPDITATMIGLGCDLTPGLHHPDMKFNLQALIYGTKILINTVMLAAGE, from the coding sequence ATGAACCCGATTCAATATATTGATCAGCATCAAGAATCATTGATAAAGTCCTACCATGACCTGCATTCTTTGGCTGAGCCAAGCTGGCAGGAGGAAAGAACGTCTTGCTATATATTAAATTCTCTTAGGAAAGCGGGAATGACCACAAAAACATTTCAGAGCCATCATGGAATCATTGCCGAGATTCCAGGCATCTCAAAAAAGGTTGTGGCATTAAGGGCTGATATGGATGCGCTTGTTCAGGAAGTAGATGGAGTTGTAAAGGCCAATCATTCATGTGGACATGACGCACATAGCACAATGGTTTTATATACAGCATTGGCCATTGCTTCCAGTGGAATCCGGCCTAAACACACTCTCCGATTCATATTTCAGCCTGCGGAAGAAAAAGGAGAAGGCGCTCTTCAAATGATCAATGATGGAGCATTGGAGGATGTTACATATTTATTCGGGGTACATGTAAGACCCAGTACGGAGGTTCCTTATATGAAAGCTTCCCCCGTCATTGTCCATGGCTCTGCCGAAACGATAAGGGGAACCATCAAAGGTTTACAAGCCCATGCATCCCGACCGCAAGATGGAATAAATGTCATCGAGGCAGCAGCTTTGCTTATCCAAAAATTACAGCAGATTAATCTAGTTACCGAAACTCCTTATTCCATCAAAATGACTCAATTTCAAACAAACAACAATGCATCAAACGTTATCCCGGAAACAGCTGTCTTTGCAATTGATGCCAGAGCTCAATCAAATGATGTAATGAATGAACTAAACCGCTTATCAGAGGAAGCTTTTGACCAGACAATGCAACAAACTGAAACATCCATCTCCTGGTCTGCGGAAGAATTCGTCCCAGCTGCGAGTTTGCATGAAAAAGCCATAAAGCTGGCTGAGGCCGCCATTGGAGATATCCTTGGGAGGGAAAATGTCGCTCCAGTCTGCATTTCTCAAGGAGGAGAGGATTTTCATTTTTATACAGCCAAAAATCCTGATATAACAGCAACCATGATAGGGTTAGGCTGCGATTTAACGCCTGGTCTGCACCATCCGGATATGAAGTTTAATTTGCAAGCACTAATTTATGGAACGAAAATTTTAATTAACACAGTAATGTTGGCGGCAGGAGAATAA